A genomic segment from Thermoplasmatales archaeon encodes:
- the rpl3p gene encoding 50S ribosomal protein L3 → MATPHHPRRGSTGYYPRVRAKRMQGDIRSWPELDGSPKIQAFAGYKVGMTHIEMTDYRKYSVTAGQSIASAVTIVEVPPLNVVGIRYYEETDEGLRTLSEKWAETLSKDLLRRIPKRTKKEGEEKGLPVSPDSLSDVRLIVSTNPDSITGVPSKTPDIFEVKISGSDLQSRLKYAEEHLGKEIKFSDFSKPGNFVDVIGVTKGKGFQGHIKRFGVKLLPTKNRKHRRMIGTLGPWHPDWVRNTVPQAGQVGFHQRTFHNIRVLKYSSEKDEDINVKGGFPQYGLVRSEYVLLHGSVPGASKRLIKMRDPARQKTPSLEAVTISYVSKESKQGD, encoded by the coding sequence ATGGCGACACCACATCATCCTAGGAGAGGATCTACTGGATATTATCCTCGAGTACGAGCAAAGAGAATGCAGGGCGACATCAGGTCATGGCCCGAATTAGACGGCAGTCCAAAAATACAGGCGTTTGCCGGATACAAGGTCGGTATGACGCATATCGAAATGACTGATTATCGCAAATATAGTGTTACTGCAGGGCAGTCAATAGCATCAGCAGTCACAATTGTAGAGGTACCGCCTCTTAACGTCGTCGGAATAAGGTATTATGAAGAGACAGACGAGGGTCTTAGAACGCTATCTGAGAAGTGGGCTGAAACCTTAAGTAAAGACCTTCTAAGAAGGATACCGAAAAGAACGAAGAAGGAAGGCGAGGAAAAAGGTCTGCCTGTTTCTCCGGACAGTCTTTCCGATGTCAGGTTAATAGTTAGCACTAATCCTGATTCGATAACAGGAGTACCTTCAAAAACACCGGACATATTTGAAGTAAAAATCTCCGGTTCAGATCTTCAATCAAGGTTGAAATATGCCGAAGAACACCTTGGAAAAGAAATTAAGTTTTCCGATTTCTCAAAACCTGGTAATTTTGTTGATGTTATAGGTGTGACGAAGGGAAAAGGTTTCCAGGGCCATATAAAGAGATTTGGAGTGAAACTTTTGCCAACTAAGAACAGGAAACATAGAAGAATGATTGGAACACTGGGCCCATGGCATCCAGATTGGGTCAGAAACACTGTTCCGCAGGCTGGTCAAGTTGGTTTTCACCAGCGTACATTTCATAATATCAGGGTACTGAAATACTCAAGCGAAAAAGACGAGGATATCAACGTTAAGGGAGGTTTTCCCCAGTACGGCCTGGTCAGATCCGAATACGTCCTCCTTCATGGCTCTGTTCCAGGCGCTTCCAAGAGACTCATAAAAATGAGAGACCCTGCCAGACAAAAGACTCCTTCGTTAGAAGCGGTGACCATCTCTTATGTTTCGAAAGAATCC
- a CDS encoding ABC transporter ATP-binding protein yields the protein MNFDLELKDVTKRFSNVTALDSINLKIDNPGCVGILGPNGAGKTTMFKILTGLVHPTMGSVRINGIDVAEESYKAMKYVGNLVEQPEFYPYLTAREALNYVAKIKGFRKENVNREINRVSSLTHISSYLDRRAGTFSRGMKQRLALASALVGDPPILILDEPTFGLDPSGMKEIRDLIKIMKEKKDKLIILSTHLIYEAREVCDVVYIVNKGKIAFKTETFSEESEIKVELESSGDKFGACLPNAELVDARGNTIILRKNANVSNSNVIDALQREGYMVKWVTPVDSLEDTYVSIVGDQEN from the coding sequence ATGAACTTCGATCTAGAGCTGAAAGATGTTACGAAACGTTTTTCAAACGTCACCGCACTTGATTCAATAAATTTGAAAATTGATAATCCTGGTTGTGTAGGTATTCTCGGGCCAAACGGAGCGGGAAAAACAACTATGTTCAAAATACTCACAGGCCTTGTTCACCCTACCATGGGATCCGTCAGAATAAATGGAATCGACGTAGCAGAGGAATCATACAAGGCGATGAAATATGTTGGGAACCTTGTAGAGCAACCAGAATTCTATCCATATTTAACTGCTCGAGAAGCACTTAATTATGTTGCCAAAATCAAAGGGTTTAGAAAAGAAAATGTCAACAGGGAAATTAATCGCGTCTCTTCCTTGACGCACATTTCAAGTTATCTCGATAGGCGTGCAGGTACCTTTTCCAGAGGAATGAAGCAGCGTCTTGCACTGGCCTCTGCCTTGGTTGGGGATCCACCAATACTTATACTCGATGAGCCAACGTTCGGACTAGATCCATCCGGAATGAAGGAGATACGGGATCTAATAAAAATAATGAAAGAAAAGAAGGACAAGCTAATCATTCTTAGCACACACCTGATTTACGAAGCTAGGGAAGTGTGTGATGTTGTTTATATCGTGAACAAGGGGAAAATCGCGTTTAAAACAGAAACTTTCTCGGAAGAAAGTGAGATAAAGGTGGAATTGGAATCGTCAGGAGATAAATTCGGGGCGTGTTTGCCTAATGCTGAATTAGTTGATGCTCGCGGTAACACTATTATTCTCAGAAAGAATGCAAACGTTTCAAATTCAAATGTAATAGATGCCTTACAGAGGGAGGGATATATGGTTAAATGGGTAACTCCCGTTGACAGTCTCGAAGACACGTATGTTTCCATTGTGGGGGACCAGGAAAATTAG
- a CDS encoding ABC transporter permease, whose product MASPFGSFATTYSYYFKNYYRSKSFYLMLIIIVLVSVLLSYFSIRYINDLSKIFPGIPASSFTSPIREDVLGYIWSFVMTDLPVFAAVFFGSSAISSEIENKTAYHIFPLPVSRFNLLVSKYFAAVSVTIIVISIYVAMQAGVFFYLFGSVIPALPKSYLLLVLFIFSIMALTFLISSIFNKNTYAYISVFLIYFLVFNAYLIVEELLFKTTPYYLLNVAASIIKDVYLNASSNPFSFSTTLNSPSTTEMLRSILIMVIYGIVSFSVAAVIFERKDVK is encoded by the coding sequence ATGGCCTCTCCGTTTGGATCTTTTGCAACCACTTACAGCTACTATTTCAAGAATTATTACCGTTCTAAGAGTTTCTATCTGATGCTTATAATTATTGTGCTTGTTTCAGTTCTCTTAAGTTATTTTTCTATACGATACATAAATGATCTTTCAAAGATATTTCCAGGAATACCTGCATCAAGTTTCACTTCGCCGATTAGGGAAGATGTCCTTGGTTATATCTGGTCTTTTGTCATGACGGATCTTCCTGTGTTTGCAGCAGTTTTCTTTGGATCATCTGCGATTTCAAGTGAGATTGAGAATAAAACCGCATACCACATTTTCCCACTTCCTGTAAGCAGATTCAATCTTCTTGTATCGAAATACTTTGCAGCAGTTTCTGTCACGATTATTGTGATCAGTATTTATGTAGCCATGCAGGCCGGCGTATTCTTCTACCTCTTCGGTTCGGTGATTCCTGCACTTCCAAAATCATACCTCCTTCTCGTTTTATTCATATTCTCAATAATGGCGTTAACTTTCCTTATCAGTTCCATCTTCAACAAGAACACCTATGCATATATTTCTGTCTTTCTCATATATTTCCTTGTATTCAATGCATATTTAATTGTGGAAGAGTTGCTATTCAAGACGACACCATATTATCTGCTTAATGTTGCGGCCTCCATAATCAAGGACGTGTACCTGAATGCTTCTTCCAATCCATTTTCTTTTTCCACGACATTAAATTCACCCAGTACGACCGAGATGCTTCGTTCTATACTTATAATGGTCATATACGGTATAGTTTCATTCTCCGTTGCTGCAGTTATATTTGAAAGGAAGGATGTGAAATGA